The following proteins are co-located in the Chryseobacterium daecheongense genome:
- a CDS encoding DUF1732 domain-containing protein, whose translation MILSMTGFGRAEDVFEGKKICVDIKSLNSKSFDLNIKIPLRYKEKEFEIRKILNDRIIRGKVDCYISVENLEETNDVKINKNLIDSYINELRAIASDGPDFEYLKMAVRLPDAITSRPDELTEGEWENLAAIVNSSIDRFEEFRKAEGKTLHLELEKNIQNIDKYLSEVVPYEEVRINSVKERYQKSLKEFENVDETRFYQEMAYFTEKLDISEEKVRLSQHLKYYKEVMDNEDFNGKKLGFISQEIGREINTLGSKANHAEIQKLVVMMKDDLEKIKEQTLNVL comes from the coding sequence ATGATTTTATCAATGACTGGCTTCGGTAGAGCCGAAGATGTTTTTGAAGGAAAAAAAATATGCGTAGATATTAAATCACTGAACAGCAAGAGCTTTGATTTAAATATCAAAATACCGTTGCGCTATAAAGAAAAAGAATTCGAAATCAGAAAAATCCTTAACGACAGAATTATCCGTGGAAAAGTAGATTGCTACATCTCTGTGGAAAATCTTGAAGAAACCAACGATGTAAAGATTAATAAAAATCTTATTGACTCTTACATCAATGAACTTCGTGCTATCGCCTCAGACGGGCCGGATTTCGAATATCTTAAAATGGCAGTAAGACTTCCTGATGCCATCACTTCCAGACCCGACGAACTAACAGAAGGTGAATGGGAAAATTTAGCTGCTATTGTCAACAGTTCAATTGACAGATTTGAAGAATTCAGAAAAGCAGAAGGAAAAACCTTACACCTTGAACTTGAAAAGAATATTCAGAATATCGACAAATATTTATCTGAAGTTGTTCCTTACGAAGAAGTAAGAATCAACAGTGTAAAGGAGCGTTATCAAAAGTCCCTGAAAGAGTTTGAAAATGTAGATGAAACACGTTTCTATCAGGAAATGGCATATTTCACGGAAAAACTTGATATTTCTGAGGAAAAGGTGAGACTTTCCCAACATTTAAAATATTACAAAGAGGTAATGGATAATGAAGATTTCAATGGGAAGAAATTAGGTTTCATTTCTCAGGAGATCGGAAGGGAAATCAATACATTAGGTTCAAAAGCAAACCATGCTGAAATTCAGAAGCTGGTGGTGATGATGAAGGATGACCTGGAGAAGATTAAAGAACAAACGTTAAATGTATTATAA
- the miaA gene encoding tRNA (adenosine(37)-N6)-dimethylallyltransferase MiaA: MKNLISVVGPTGIGKTRLAIDLAKHFNTEIISCDSRQFFAEMKIGTASPSAEELAEAPHHFIGNLSVKEYYSIGQYEEDALQKLNELFKKYNTVILVGGSMMYEKAVIEGLNDLPEANPENQQKLQDIFETEGIEKLQEILKELDPEYYSVVDIHNHRRLLRAIDIIWQTGRKYSELISVSQDSRDFNVIRVGIEAPREELYQRINRRVDIMMEKGLLDEAKGLEEFKHLTALNTVGYAELFTYFEGTWSLDFAVEEIKKNSRRYAKRQLTWYRKADDIHYLQVGYSQNDFNNLIEYINRKALQ, translated from the coding sequence ATGAAAAATTTGATTTCAGTAGTGGGACCCACCGGAATTGGAAAAACAAGACTGGCAATTGATCTGGCTAAGCATTTCAATACGGAAATCATTTCCTGTGACTCACGCCAGTTTTTTGCGGAAATGAAAATAGGTACCGCCTCTCCATCAGCAGAGGAACTTGCCGAAGCTCCTCATCATTTTATTGGAAATCTTTCGGTCAAAGAATATTACTCTATCGGGCAATATGAAGAAGACGCCTTACAAAAACTAAACGAACTTTTTAAGAAATACAATACCGTGATTCTTGTCGGAGGAAGCATGATGTATGAAAAAGCGGTCATCGAAGGACTGAACGACCTTCCTGAGGCCAATCCAGAAAATCAACAAAAATTACAGGATATTTTTGAGACTGAGGGCATTGAAAAACTACAGGAAATTTTAAAAGAACTTGATCCGGAATACTATTCAGTTGTTGATATTCATAATCATAGAAGACTCTTAAGAGCCATTGATATCATCTGGCAAACTGGCAGAAAGTATTCGGAACTGATATCTGTTTCTCAGGATTCCCGTGATTTTAATGTAATCAGGGTGGGAATTGAAGCTCCCAGGGAAGAATTATATCAAAGAATCAACAGGAGAGTGGATATCATGATGGAGAAAGGTTTGCTGGATGAAGCTAAAGGGCTTGAAGAATTTAAACATCTTACTGCTTTGAATACTGTTGGTTATGCAGAATTATTTACATATTTTGAAGGAACCTGGAGTCTTGATTTTGCTGTTGAAGAAATTAAGAAAAATAGCCGGAGATATGCGAAACGCCAATTGACCTGGTATCGGAAAGCGGATGATATTCATTATTTGCAGGTAGGGTATTCACAAAATGATTTCAATAACCTGATTGAATATATTAATCGGAAAGCTTTACAATAA